In the Chloroherpetonaceae bacterium genome, one interval contains:
- a CDS encoding DUF2490 domain-containing protein, translating into MQKQFWVLCFIFCSLHQVARPQTIEHDLVSWSGAMLTVRFGESPWSAQVFVQNRMVQNLSQFQTVVFLLYGLYRFVPSSSVGAGYIFLTPINNRILDIFSFQLWHDFKIGEMPAVLRLRAESLAWHALQDPFFEVIRSWRFRIRPELAIPIAGNFSWLINNEWFFTLEAPVWNQNRFQTGVRYRQPGIVIDVLYQNRIINRMSPQPVRMEHILLLNFFYTLTV; encoded by the coding sequence ATGCAGAAACAATTTTGGGTCTTGTGCTTCATCTTTTGCTCGTTGCATCAAGTAGCGCGTCCGCAAACCATTGAGCACGATTTGGTAAGCTGGTCAGGTGCGATGCTGACAGTGCGATTTGGAGAGTCGCCTTGGTCGGCACAGGTGTTTGTGCAAAACCGAATGGTGCAAAATTTGTCTCAGTTTCAAACCGTGGTGTTCTTGCTGTATGGGCTCTATCGCTTCGTGCCGTCAAGCTCAGTAGGAGCAGGCTATATTTTCCTTACGCCTATCAACAACCGCATTCTGGACATTTTTTCCTTTCAGCTGTGGCACGATTTCAAAATTGGTGAGATGCCTGCGGTGCTCCGCTTGCGTGCAGAAAGCCTTGCGTGGCATGCTTTGCAAGACCCGTTCTTTGAGGTCATTCGGTCGTGGCGATTTCGTATCCGTCCCGAGCTGGCAATCCCGATTGCTGGGAATTTCTCGTGGCTCATCAATAACGAATGGTTTTTTACGCTGGAAGCCCCAGTCTGGAATCAAAATCGATTTCAGACTGGGGTGCGCTACCGACAGCCCGGAATTGTCATTGATGTGCTGTATCAAAATCGCATCATCAACCGCATGTCTCCGCAGCCCGTGCGTATGGAGCATATCTTGCTGCTGAATTTCTTCTACACGCTGACTGTGTGA
- a CDS encoding DUF4230 domain-containing protein — protein MTLTTRITLLIAAVAFAALAIAGAVYVVFVKVPTDLAEKVASSVRHTLHFTPEVRLNETIVVQQSTPILELATVSKEILVEDAYTHTFLGSTKTLVVRGTFVAKAGFDLREKFLLTVKTNPTKLIAELPAPKLLSIEMTRYDIVQEESGWWNRLTSEEREAAVQRLRQKAEQHLLVSSLLNDAETLMRKQLEAALYVHHTPLDISIRRKP, from the coding sequence ATGACGCTTACGACTCGCATTACGCTACTTATAGCCGCTGTTGCCTTTGCAGCACTCGCTATTGCTGGTGCCGTCTATGTGGTGTTCGTTAAGGTTCCCACGGACCTTGCTGAGAAAGTTGCTAGTAGTGTGCGCCACACTTTGCACTTTACGCCCGAAGTGCGACTCAATGAAACCATCGTCGTGCAGCAATCGACCCCGATTCTTGAGCTAGCAACTGTCTCTAAGGAGATTTTAGTAGAAGATGCATACACCCACACCTTTCTTGGTAGCACGAAAACACTGGTCGTGCGTGGCACTTTTGTTGCAAAAGCAGGCTTTGACCTTAGAGAAAAATTTTTACTGACTGTCAAAACCAACCCAACCAAACTCATTGCAGAACTGCCTGCTCCTAAACTTCTCTCCATAGAGATGACGCGCTACGACATTGTGCAAGAGGAAAGCGGCTGGTGGAATCGCCTCACCAGCGAAGAGCGTGAAGCGGCAGTCCAACGGCTGCGCCAGAAAGCCGAGCAGCATTTACTTGTCTCGAGCCTCCTAAACGATGCAGAAACTTTGATGCGAAAACAGTTGGAAGCAGCTCTTTACGTGCACCACACTCCGCTCGACATCTCGATTCGCAGAAAGCCATAG